From the Clostridium sp. Marseille-P299 genome, the window CATCGAAGGGCAATGAAATTGCATTAGATTATGCCTTGAAGCGACATAACCTGCTAACCAACTAATAGTGTCTCCATTATTTCGCGGTAGCAATCCGTATCCCTTCGGTAGCCTCACCTACCGAAGTAAATTCTATGTTAGTCTACTATGTTCCTATTCGTTTGTCAAGAACAAAGATTTTATATATTAAAAATAAGAAGACTTATGCAATGAAATCATCTATCAAATGAAAACAAAGCATAAGTCTTTCTACATGTTTAAATATACACCAACAAATAAAGTAGTGTTTTGTCGGAGAAATCATTTTATTTTAACATTCTAATTAGAAACGCTTACCGCAATTTCCAGCACAACTGCTACATGCACCAGAATCACAATCGGAATCCATTTCACCATTATAAACGGCTCCATCTAAATAAGCTGCTGCTGCGATATCAACATCTCCTTGCATACCTGGAACTACTAAAATACCATATTCCATTAATAGACTCATTGCTGGTGCACCAATTCCACCACAGATCACAACATTAACGCCTAATTCTTTCATAAGGTTTGCAACTTCTTCATGTCCAGAGCCTGTATTTTTAATAACCTCTCTATTTAGAAGATTATCGCCTTCTAATTCATAAACTGTAAAGTTTTCGCAATGACCAAAATGTTCACTTACATTACCAGCTTCTGTTGAAGCAACAGCAATTTTAACATATTCGCTCTTCTTTGCTGTTTCCACAGGTAGTATTTTAGCGATTGTATCTGCTGCTTCATCAAGCCAAGAGCCTTGTAAATCTTCAACATTTCCACCGTCAATTGCTTCTGCAATGGATGGGTCAATTGGTAACTTAGCAAGTACAGGGATTCCATATTTCTTTGAAATCTCATCAATATGACTCTTACCAAACACTGAGATACGTTCTTTACAATTTCCACATTCGATGTAACTATAGTTTTCTACAAGTCCTAAAATAGGTATATTCATTTCTTTTGCCATAT encodes:
- a CDS encoding P-loop NTPase, with the translated sequence MSEEVYQQESSCSHDCSSCASSCGSKQPSKEDFLVPMNQYSRVRKVIGVVSGKGGVGKSFVTSYLSVLLNRKGYKTAILDADVTGPSIPKAFGIHKLAEANELGLLPEITKNGIELMSVNLLLENEETPVVWRGPVIASTVKQFWSEVVWGDVDYMFVDMPPGTGDVPLTVFQSLPLDGIIVLTSPQELVSMIVGKAVNMAKEMNIPILGLVENYSYIECGNCKERISVFGKSHIDEISKKYGIPVLAKLPIDPSIAEAIDGGNVEDLQGSWLDEAADTIAKILPVETAKKSEYVKIAVASTEAGNVSEHFGHCENFTVYELEGDNLLNREVIKNTGSGHEEVANLMKELGVNVVICGGIGAPAMSLLMEYGILVVPGMQGDVDIAAAAYLDGAVYNGEMDSDCDSGACSSCAGNCGKRF